A region from the Mercenaria mercenaria strain notata chromosome 7, MADL_Memer_1, whole genome shotgun sequence genome encodes:
- the LOC123554441 gene encoding uncharacterized protein LOC123554441 isoform X1, with protein sequence MFTGINADGTASEMKLKNDDEIVLMNGDVFAPSITHNEALQIFLKIKVDGRSSFKMVIRRKKVPGCCGGSGWTWIELSTTFTLKREIEHPIKVVTQSQLLRRNRMEMSFNSLYLYKIQGTQRYITIDNGHVYTDTLAGDESDMTKRLLKHEIVSQYRNEDFSFTVALSDHTRSWFIADDKKGRIVLRRKPCWFGFTCAGGIVTFKTKRTGNYLAYDHTNNQLRLRADRFCLEEIEVPQRRKQLFKR encoded by the exons ATGTTTACAGGCATTAATGCTGATGGTACTGCATCTGAAATGAAACTAAA gaATGATGATGAAATAGTACTTATGAATGGGGACGTATTTGCTCCAAGCATTACCCATAACGAAGCCTTACAGATATTCCTAAAGATTAAGGTTGACGGAAGATCTTCTTTTAAAATG gtTATCCGAAGGAAAAAAGTTCCAGGCTGTTGCGGAGGTTCTGGTTGGACATGGATAGAATTATCTACAACATTTACTCTAAAGAGGGAAATAG AACATCCGATAAAGGTTGTCACACAATCACAGTTATTGAGAAGGAATAGAATGGAAATGTCGTTTAACAGTTTGTACCTGTATAAAATTCAAGGCACACAACGTTATATAACAATAGACAATGGTCACGTATACACAGATACTTTAGCTGGAGATGAAAGTGATATGACAA AGCGACTTTTGAAACACGAGATAGTAAGTCAGTACAGGAATGAAGATTTTAGTTTCACGGTGGCTTTAAGTGACCACACACGATCTTGGTTTATTGCAGACGATAAGAAAGGAAGAATTGTTCTAAGA aGGAAACCCTGCTGGTTTGGTTTTACATGTGCAGGAGGTATCgtcacatttaaaacaaaaagaa CAGGAAATTACCTTGCTTATGACCACACTAATAACCAGCTTAGACTACGAGCTGACAGATTTTGTTTAGAAGAAATAGAAGTGCCACAGCGCAGAAAACAGCTCTTCAAGCGCTAG
- the LOC123554441 gene encoding uncharacterized protein LOC123554441 isoform X3 — translation MFTGINADGTASEMKLKNDDEIVLMNGDVFAPSITHNEALQIFLKIKVDGRSSFKMVIRRKKVPGCCGGSGWTWIELSTTFTLKREIEHPIKVVTQSQLLRRNRMEMSFNSLYLYKIQGTQRYITIDNGHVYTDTLAGDESDMTKRLLKHEIVSQYRNEDFSFTVALSDHTRSWFIADDKKGRIVLRVQETLLVWFYMCRRYRHI, via the exons ATGTTTACAGGCATTAATGCTGATGGTACTGCATCTGAAATGAAACTAAA gaATGATGATGAAATAGTACTTATGAATGGGGACGTATTTGCTCCAAGCATTACCCATAACGAAGCCTTACAGATATTCCTAAAGATTAAGGTTGACGGAAGATCTTCTTTTAAAATG gtTATCCGAAGGAAAAAAGTTCCAGGCTGTTGCGGAGGTTCTGGTTGGACATGGATAGAATTATCTACAACATTTACTCTAAAGAGGGAAATAG AACATCCGATAAAGGTTGTCACACAATCACAGTTATTGAGAAGGAATAGAATGGAAATGTCGTTTAACAGTTTGTACCTGTATAAAATTCAAGGCACACAACGTTATATAACAATAGACAATGGTCACGTATACACAGATACTTTAGCTGGAGATGAAAGTGATATGACAA AGCGACTTTTGAAACACGAGATAGTAAGTCAGTACAGGAATGAAGATTTTAGTTTCACGGTGGCTTTAAGTGACCACACACGATCTTGGTTTATTGCAGACGATAAGAAAGGAAGAATTGTTCTAAGAGTAC aGGAAACCCTGCTGGTTTGGTTTTACATGTGCAGGAGGTATCgtcacatttaa
- the LOC123554442 gene encoding uncharacterized protein LOC123554442 translates to MRVLQQTHNIKDADSPKGGQTCFGCLPPIRVFRRDRRLHKEAPDEETRIVILHENIKEEFEATLRTYERRQKDGSRYYRHFLIDILENGPAGLMRIEDYDELLVLDDDEVPDKSHNEVLGLFRNVKVDGQTRFALVIRRKPTRKWIWIETSAILAPGSPPISEGQPVVEKAKFKKSDNKYVEMTTKNRYKIRGTQLFLDIKNQQVTADVASGTVNDSTKIICKHERYWQDCEGQVYFDAALCDESGKNYIGVGSKNEIIVKNEPEWFQMQKTASDIKFKVKEKDLYLGYNRQHDQVDAQPSEFFFEEIPGDVELPKPRSQSPSSDNVSSSRSSASSDDEESPKDKLISALGSCHISASGMHLKRAHEKNDTKSQLICSSFNFSDSVSSGYLSIHLEQMDPLSVDNYAARSLDKLDTIKVYAKRKETTV, encoded by the exons ATGCGAGTGCTACAACAAACACACAATATTAAGGACGCTGACAGTCCGAAGGGCGGGCAAACATGTTTTGGGTGTTTACCACCTATCCGTGTCTTCAGAAGAGACCGACGTTTGCACaaggag GCACCAGATGAAGAAACACGCATTGTGATACTGCATGAAAATATAAAGGAGGAATTCGAGGCAACATTACGGACATACGAAAGAAGACAAAAGGATGGCAGCAGATACTACAGACATTTTCTCATTGACATTTTAGAAAATGGTCCAGCAGGACTGATGAGAATAGA AGACTATGATGAATTATTGGTTTTGGATGATGATGAGGTTCCAGACAAATCGCACAATGAAGTTCTTGGCTTATTTCGTAATGTCAAGGTCGATGGACAAACCAGATTTGCCTTG GTCATACGTAGAAAACCGACGCGCAAATGGATTTGGATTGAAACAAGTGCCATTCTTGCTCCAGGATCTCCGCCGATTTCTG AGGGCCAACCTGTGGTAGAAAAGGCGAAGTTTAAGAAATCAGACAATAAATATGTTGAAATGACAACCAAAAACCGCTACAAAATCCGCGGAACACAGCTTTTCTTAGACATAAAAAATCAACAAGTTACTGCTGATGTTGCATCTGGAACGGTTAACGACAGTACAA aaataatttgtaAGCACGAAAGGTACTGGCAGGACTGTGAGGGACAAGTTTACTTTGATGCAGCACTTTGCGACGAGAGTGGTAAGAACTATATCGGTGTTGGCTCCAAAAATGAGATAATCGTTAAG AATGAACCTGAATGGTTTCAGATGCAGAAGACTGCTagtgacataaaatttaaagtaaaagaaaaag ACTTGTACCTTGGATATAACCGGCAACATGATCAAGTGGATGCCCAGCCGTCTGAATTCTTCTTTGAAGAAATTCCTGGAGACGTTGAACTACCTAAACCAAGAAGCCAATCTCCATCAAGTGACAATGTTTCATCTTCTCGGAGTAGTGCTTCGTCAGACGACGAAGAATCACCAAAGGATAAACTTATTTCAGCTCTTGGCAGTTGCCACATCTCCGCCAGTGGCATGCATCTTAAAAGAGCGCATGAAAAGAATGACACTAAAAGTCAGCTCATATGTTCGTCATTCAATTTCAGCGACAGTGTATCTAGTGGTTATCTGTCGATACATTTAGAGCAGATGGACCCTCTTTCTGTTGACAATTATGCAGCCAGGTCACTTGATAAACTGGACACAATTAAAGTATATGCGAAGCGCAAAGAAACGACTGTTTAA
- the LOC123554447 gene encoding uncharacterized protein LOC123554447, which translates to MRVLGKIHRSLTQGSLQNRDLPDNTRHLNGNRVNSNRKTCTCFGSFTVCLKKKKNFLKIKKPDQKSDILIQHNSADRLEGDEFGAHLCTFKDKLKDGSIYNRHFLVDIETGGTVYQMKIDNNDEIVLLNEEFVPELTHNEVLALFRGVKVDGISRFTLVLRRVRTKKWEWIETSAILAPDRHTDDHPFVERVEFKELRGEKIEVPKSKHLYKVPGTQQYLDICDGKVSIDTLKHDDSNRTKIITKRAKYWQDGGDQIHINFAAALSDEEMKWYIGFDRDKIVLKREPVWFKMIKVGSKFRFKFNKKYLGYDLENGEVKPEVSQCVFAELPASATNIEVPPSHSEEYIPENIERMSEAPSENFRHSSFASSLSCIHLDNRSVALSQTSVDSDNSSILSSRVSTNSGGVFAEFHRSFSGTDSCGEQFLLSQKSATSGYRSDNYTEEDITVRKPTEIWLSEPEKKPKDMITVTPPQIDT; encoded by the exons ATGCGAGTGTTAGGAAAGATACACCGGAGTCTGACTCAAGGGTCGCTTCAGAATAGAGACTTACCGGATAATACACGTCATTTAAATGGAAATAGGGTTAATTCCAATcgaaaaacatgtacatgttttgGATCTTTTACAGtgtgtttgaaaaagaaaaagaattttcttaaaattaag AAACCGGACCAGAAGTCAGATATTCTCATCCAACATAACAGTGCAGATAGGCTTGAGGGTGATGAATTTGGAGCACATTTATGCACCTTCAAAGACAAGTTGAAGGATGGATCAATATATAACAGGCATTTCCTGGTTGACATTGAGACTGGTGGAActgtttatcaaatgaaaatcga CAACAATGACGAGATTGTACTTTTGAACGAGGAGTTCGTGCCAGAATTGACACATAATGAAGTTCTAGCACTTTTTCGAGGTGTGAAAGTGGACGGAATTAGCAGATTTACACTG GTTTTACGGAGAGTTCGTACCAAAAAGTGGGAATGGATAGAAACTAGCGCTATTCTTGCACCAGACAGACACACTG ATGACCACCCATTTGTTGAACGTGTTGAATTCAAAGAGTTAAGAGGCGAAAAAATTGAAGTGCCAAAAAGCAAACATCTGTACAAGGTTCCGGGAACGCAACAGTATTTAGATATATGTGATGGAAAAGTATCCATCGATACATTGAAACACGACGACAGCAATAGAACAA AGATAATAACGAAGAGAGCAAAGTACTGGCAGGACGGTGGTGACCAAATACATATAAACTTTGCAGCCGCTCTTAGTGATGAAGAAATGAAATGGTACATTGGCTTCGATCGAGACAAAATCGTTTTAAAA CGCGAGCCAGTTTGGTTCAAGATGATAAAGGTGGGAAGTAAATTTCGTTTCAAGTTCAACA aaaaatatctCGGGTATGACTTGGAGAATGGTGAAGTGAAGCCAGAAGTCTCCCAGTGTGTTTTTGCAGAACTTCCTGCTTCAGCTACGAACATTGAAGTTCCACCTAGTCATTCAGAAGAATATATTCCCGAGAATATTGAGAGAATGTCAGAAGCGCCATCGGAGAATTTTCGCCATAGTAGTTTTGCGTCATCATTAAGTTGCATTCATTTAGACAACAGAAGCGTTGCATTATCACAGACCAGTGTAGATTCAGACAATAGTAGCATTCTGTCATCTCGAGTCAGTACGAATTCAGGTGGAGTTTTTGCTGAATTTCATAGAAGTTTCAGTGGAACCGATAGTTGTGGTGAACAATTTTTATTGTCTCAAAAATCTGCAACTAGCGGCTACAGGTCCGACAATTATACTGAGGAAGATATAACTGTGCGCAAACCAACAGAAATATGGCTTAGTGAACCCGAAAAAAAGCCGAAAGATATGATAACGGTGACACCGCCACAAATTGATACATGA
- the LOC123554441 gene encoding uncharacterized protein LOC123554441 isoform X2, translating to MFTGINADGTASEMKLKNDDEIVLMNGDVFAPSITHNEALQIFLKIKVDGRSSFKMVIRRKKVPGCCGGSGWTWIELSTTFTLKREIEHPIKVVTQSQLLRRNRMEMSFNSLYLYKIQGTQRYITIDNGHVYTDTLAGDESDMTKRLLKHEIVSQYRNEDFSFTVALSDHTRSWFIADDKKGRIVLRRKPCWFGFTCAGGIVTFKTKRRNYLAYDHTNNQLRLRADRFCLEEIEVPQRRKQLFKR from the exons ATGTTTACAGGCATTAATGCTGATGGTACTGCATCTGAAATGAAACTAAA gaATGATGATGAAATAGTACTTATGAATGGGGACGTATTTGCTCCAAGCATTACCCATAACGAAGCCTTACAGATATTCCTAAAGATTAAGGTTGACGGAAGATCTTCTTTTAAAATG gtTATCCGAAGGAAAAAAGTTCCAGGCTGTTGCGGAGGTTCTGGTTGGACATGGATAGAATTATCTACAACATTTACTCTAAAGAGGGAAATAG AACATCCGATAAAGGTTGTCACACAATCACAGTTATTGAGAAGGAATAGAATGGAAATGTCGTTTAACAGTTTGTACCTGTATAAAATTCAAGGCACACAACGTTATATAACAATAGACAATGGTCACGTATACACAGATACTTTAGCTGGAGATGAAAGTGATATGACAA AGCGACTTTTGAAACACGAGATAGTAAGTCAGTACAGGAATGAAGATTTTAGTTTCACGGTGGCTTTAAGTGACCACACACGATCTTGGTTTATTGCAGACGATAAGAAAGGAAGAATTGTTCTAAGA aGGAAACCCTGCTGGTTTGGTTTTACATGTGCAGGAGGTATCgtcacatttaaaacaaaaagaa GAAATTACCTTGCTTATGACCACACTAATAACCAGCTTAGACTACGAGCTGACAGATTTTGTTTAGAAGAAATAGAAGTGCCACAGCGCAGAAAACAGCTCTTCAAGCGCTAG